A single window of Psychromonas ingrahamii 37 DNA harbors:
- the gcvP gene encoding aminomethyl-transferring glycine dehydrogenase — MTDTTLLDLLSDSKEFATRHNGSGAAQQKKMLETIGVQSIEQLIDQTVPAAIRLPEKMKLAEPQSESMTLASLKAIAEKNIVNRSFIGQGYYNTLLPNVILRNVLENPGWYTAYTPYQPEISQGRLESLLNYQQMVMDLTAMEIANASLLDEATAAAESMTLCKRAGKSKSLAFFVADGIHPQTVDVVRTRAEFFGYEIISGSMEDLDNHDLFGALLQYPSTTGNIQDLTAIIEKAHAKKTLVSVASDLLALTLLKAPGEMGADIVIGSAQRFGIPMGFGGPHAGFMATKEKFKRTMPGRIIGVSKDSKGKPALRMAMQTREQHIRREKATSNICTAQALLANMSAFYALYHGPEGLRKIARRVHHLTAILVAGLRSEGFELANQHFFDTITLNSNEHSKAIYHRALAEGMNLRKFPTPDNMPVQLGISLDETTTITDVEDLLRVITGKALSSAGFAAQVAEDEFAGIPATCRRRSKYLTHPIFNEHHSETQMMRYMKKLENKDYSLTHGMIPLGCCTMKLNAAALMLPVSWPEFSQMHPFAPTEQSFGYQELAEKLSKMLCEVTGYDGFSLQPNSGAQGEYAGLIAIHRYHQSNGEDQRNICLIPSSAHGTNPATASMLSMKVVVVGCDQQGNIDHADLKAKIDKHRDNLSCIMVTYPSTHGIYEEGIQEICEWVHEAGGQVYLDGANMNAQIGLTSPGFIGSDVSHLNLHKTFCIPHGGGGPGMGPIGVKKHLIPFLPGHIEVTESADNKHYAVSAAELGSASILPISYAYIAMMGEQGLTSATQIAILNANYIMERLRPHYPILYQGKEGRVAHECIIDIRPLEAASGISNEDIAKRLMDYGFHAPTMSFPVGGTFMIEPTESESTAELDRFCDAMIAIRHEIKQIEDGEWSATDNPLVNAPHTQVDLMESEWTHGYSRELACFPSKHSKDSKYWPTVNRVDNVFGDRNLICSCPSIESYMEE; from the coding sequence ATGACAGATACAACGCTTCTCGATTTATTAAGTGACAGTAAAGAGTTTGCGACTCGTCACAATGGCTCCGGTGCAGCACAACAAAAAAAGATGCTGGAGACTATCGGCGTGCAGAGCATTGAGCAGCTAATTGATCAAACTGTACCAGCAGCCATTCGTCTGCCCGAGAAAATGAAGTTAGCTGAGCCGCAAAGCGAATCCATGACGCTGGCATCGCTCAAAGCGATCGCTGAAAAAAACATTGTTAACCGCAGTTTTATTGGCCAGGGTTATTACAATACGTTACTGCCTAACGTCATATTACGTAATGTCTTAGAAAATCCCGGCTGGTACACAGCTTACACTCCCTATCAGCCGGAAATTTCCCAAGGCCGTTTAGAGTCGTTATTAAACTATCAGCAAATGGTGATGGATTTAACCGCAATGGAAATAGCCAATGCGTCGTTGCTGGATGAGGCCACTGCTGCCGCAGAATCAATGACCTTATGCAAACGTGCCGGTAAAAGCAAAAGTTTAGCTTTCTTTGTGGCCGATGGCATTCACCCGCAAACCGTAGACGTTGTACGCACCCGTGCTGAATTCTTTGGTTATGAGATTATTAGCGGTTCAATGGAAGATCTTGACAACCATGATCTGTTTGGCGCACTGCTGCAATACCCCAGCACCACGGGTAATATTCAAGATCTAACCGCAATCATTGAAAAAGCACATGCTAAAAAGACTCTGGTTTCTGTCGCTTCCGACTTGTTAGCATTAACCCTGCTTAAAGCACCCGGCGAAATGGGCGCAGACATTGTTATCGGCAGTGCGCAGCGTTTTGGTATACCAATGGGATTTGGCGGACCGCACGCCGGATTTATGGCAACCAAAGAAAAATTCAAACGTACTATGCCCGGCCGTATTATCGGTGTATCAAAAGACAGCAAAGGCAAGCCGGCATTACGTATGGCAATGCAAACCCGTGAGCAGCATATTCGCCGCGAAAAAGCGACTTCAAATATTTGTACCGCTCAGGCCCTGCTAGCTAATATGTCCGCTTTTTATGCGCTTTATCACGGCCCTGAAGGTCTGCGTAAAATAGCGCGCCGTGTCCACCATTTAACCGCTATTCTAGTGGCGGGTTTACGCAGTGAAGGGTTTGAATTAGCAAACCAGCACTTCTTCGATACTATTACCTTAAATAGCAACGAGCACAGTAAAGCGATTTACCACAGAGCACTTGCAGAAGGCATGAATTTACGCAAATTCCCAACGCCCGATAATATGCCCGTGCAGCTTGGTATCAGCCTTGATGAAACAACCACTATTACCGATGTTGAAGATTTATTACGTGTTATTACCGGTAAAGCACTTTCATCTGCAGGTTTTGCAGCCCAGGTAGCAGAAGATGAGTTTGCCGGTATTCCGGCCACATGTCGCCGCAGGAGTAAATACTTAACCCATCCGATATTTAATGAGCACCACAGTGAAACGCAAATGATGCGTTACATGAAAAAATTAGAGAATAAAGATTATTCGCTGACCCATGGCATGATCCCGCTCGGATGTTGTACCATGAAACTTAATGCGGCAGCGTTAATGCTGCCCGTCAGCTGGCCTGAATTTTCACAAATGCACCCCTTCGCACCGACCGAGCAGAGCTTTGGTTATCAGGAGCTGGCTGAAAAATTATCCAAAATGCTTTGTGAAGTAACAGGTTACGATGGTTTCTCACTGCAGCCTAATTCCGGTGCACAGGGGGAATATGCAGGTCTTATCGCAATTCACCGTTACCACCAAAGTAACGGTGAAGATCAGCGAAACATCTGTTTGATACCCAGCTCAGCGCACGGCACTAACCCCGCTACCGCATCAATGCTGTCCATGAAAGTAGTAGTTGTAGGCTGTGATCAACAAGGTAATATCGACCACGCAGACTTAAAAGCTAAAATTGATAAGCACCGAGATAACCTCTCCTGCATTATGGTCACCTACCCCTCTACACATGGTATTTATGAAGAAGGGATTCAGGAAATATGTGAATGGGTACATGAAGCCGGTGGTCAAGTCTACCTTGATGGCGCAAATATGAATGCTCAGATAGGTCTTACCAGCCCAGGCTTTATCGGCTCCGACGTATCCCATCTTAACCTCCATAAAACCTTCTGCATACCGCATGGTGGCGGTGGTCCAGGTATGGGTCCGATTGGTGTCAAAAAACATCTTATTCCGTTCCTGCCGGGACATATCGAAGTCACCGAATCTGCAGATAATAAACATTATGCCGTTTCTGCGGCCGAGTTAGGCTCCGCTTCTATTCTGCCTATCTCCTATGCCTATATTGCCATGATGGGTGAACAGGGGTTAACCTCAGCGACCCAGATCGCTATCTTAAATGCGAACTACATAATGGAGCGTTTACGTCCGCATTACCCGATTTTATACCAGGGTAAAGAGGGCCGCGTTGCGCACGAATGTATTATCGATATTCGCCCGCTTGAAGCAGCATCGGGTATTTCCAATGAAGACATCGCTAAACGTCTGATGGATTATGGCTTCCATGCGCCGACTATGTCCTTCCCGGTGGGAGGTACCTTTATGATTGAACCGACTGAATCAGAAAGCACCGCTGAACTGGACAGATTCTGTGATGCCATGATAGCTATCCGCCACGAAATCAAGCAGATAGAAGATGGTGAATGGTCTGCAACGGATAATCCGCTGGTCAATGCTCCCCATACACAGGTTGATTTAATGGAGTCCGAGTGGACCCATGGTTACAGCCGTGAGCTGGCCTGTTTCCCATCAAAGCACAGTAAAGACAGTAAGTACTGGCCGACAGTAAACCGTGTTGATAACGTATTTGGTGACCGTAACCTGATTTGCTCATGTCCAAGTATTGAAAGTTATATGGAAGAATAA